From Candidatus Eremiobacterota bacterium, one genomic window encodes:
- a CDS encoding Ni/Fe hydrogenase subunit alpha yields the protein MSTKNIDIKVEYLTRVEGHGNIVVNVKEGRLETCQLQIVESPRFFEGMLRGRSIFEAQHITSRICGICSCGHSLASIQAAEDALGFTPSPQTVALRKLLLHMETLDSHILHIYLLAAPDLLGVKSFVPLITTHEKVVRRALRLKKACNDVCDILVGRHVHPISAIVGGFTKLPREKDLEAMEKILIDTKPDVEASIELLKTLRFPEFERDTEYVALVSDEAEYPMLMGDVGSTDGARKDRHDFRAITNEFVVPHSSAKHTKWNRTAYAVGALARFNLNHGKLHPLAKEVAAVLGLKAKCTNPFLNTVAQVVEWAHCLEDSLHILQDLKNKGINYDEELVVGIDEAGRIPVKAGKGVGAVEVPRGILFHNYEIDEKGMITDATCIIPTNQNLNNIEEDMEKIVPELLPSKSEEEITFTLEALVRAYDPCISCSTHFLDVKFVDR from the coding sequence ATGAGCACAAAAAACATTGACATCAAAGTAGAATATCTCACCCGCGTCGAGGGTCATGGAAATATCGTCGTGAACGTGAAGGAGGGCAGGCTTGAGACCTGCCAGCTCCAGATCGTGGAATCCCCGCGGTTCTTCGAGGGGATGCTGAGGGGGCGCTCCATTTTTGAAGCGCAGCATATCACGAGCAGGATATGCGGCATCTGCTCCTGCGGCCATTCCCTTGCCTCAATCCAGGCAGCCGAGGATGCCCTGGGATTCACGCCTTCGCCCCAGACAGTGGCCCTCAGGAAGCTGCTCCTCCATATGGAGACGCTTGACAGCCATATCCTTCACATTTACCTCCTCGCGGCGCCCGATCTGCTGGGGGTGAAGAGCTTCGTTCCCCTCATCACCACCCATGAAAAGGTGGTGCGCCGGGCGCTTCGCCTCAAGAAGGCCTGTAATGACGTGTGCGACATCCTTGTGGGCCGCCATGTCCATCCCATCTCGGCCATTGTGGGCGGCTTTACCAAGCTTCCCCGCGAGAAGGACCTTGAAGCCATGGAAAAGATACTCATAGACACAAAGCCCGACGTGGAGGCTTCCATAGAGCTGCTGAAGACGCTCCGGTTCCCCGAGTTTGAGCGTGACACCGAGTACGTGGCCCTGGTGAGCGATGAGGCAGAATACCCCATGCTCATGGGCGATGTAGGCTCCACCGACGGCGCAAGAAAAGACAGGCATGACTTTAGAGCCATCACCAATGAGTTTGTCGTGCCCCACTCTTCAGCAAAGCACACCAAGTGGAACAGGACAGCTTACGCCGTGGGGGCACTTGCCAGGTTCAACCTGAACCACGGGAAGCTCCATCCTCTTGCCAAGGAAGTGGCAGCCGTGCTGGGGCTCAAGGCGAAATGCACCAACCCCTTCCTGAACACCGTGGCCCAGGTCGTGGAATGGGCCCACTGCCTTGAGGATTCGCTCCATATTCTCCAAGATCTTAAAAACAAAGGGATAAATTACGATGAGGAGCTTGTCGTCGGTATTGACGAGGCCGGGAGAATCCCCGTGAAGGCCGGGAAAGGTGTCGGCGCCGTCGAGGTGCCCAGGGGCATCCTCTTCCATAATTACGAGATTGACGAGAAGGGCATGATAACAGATGCCACCTGCATCATCCCGACCAACCAGAACCTCAACAATATCGAGGAGGACATGGAGAAGATTGTGCCAGAGCTGCTGCCCTCAAAGAGCGAGGAGGAGATCACCTTCACCCTCGAAGCCCTGGTGAGGGCCTATGATCCCTGCATCTCCTGCTCAACTCATTTCCTGGACGTGAAGTTTGTTGACCGCTGA
- a CDS encoding cytochrome B codes for MRKPKVAFFDFACCEGCQLQVANLGETLLEMLHHIDIVEFREVMSEKWDDEYDAAVVEGSITDHHAEDRIKKIRERSKILIAYGSCATIGGVNGMKNAFNLRDIRTYVYGMDYKYFDTLPTRPLHQVVKVDYFVNGCPVYKPEFLEIFKTALMGLPYHVPDHSVCVECKFNENVCMYEKGITCMGPLTRAGCNSWCINNGNICYGCRGMVTNPNKDGAKEVLERYKIPMDWVLNKMDMYNKCRELETHEHKKH; via the coding sequence ATGAGAAAACCAAAAGTCGCTTTCTTTGATTTTGCGTGCTGTGAAGGGTGCCAGCTCCAGGTGGCAAACCTTGGTGAAACGCTCCTGGAGATGCTGCATCATATTGATATAGTGGAGTTCCGCGAGGTGATGTCGGAAAAGTGGGATGATGAGTATGACGCGGCAGTGGTGGAAGGGAGCATCACCGATCACCATGCCGAGGATCGGATCAAGAAGATCCGCGAGCGCTCAAAGATCCTTATCGCATATGGATCCTGCGCTACCATCGGCGGGGTGAACGGCATGAAAAACGCGTTTAATCTCAGGGACATACGCACCTACGTGTACGGGATGGATTACAAGTACTTTGACACGTTACCCACCAGGCCCCTTCACCAGGTGGTGAAGGTTGACTATTTCGTAAACGGATGCCCTGTCTATAAGCCGGAGTTCCTGGAGATCTTCAAGACGGCCCTCATGGGACTCCCCTATCATGTTCCCGACCATTCAGTCTGCGTCGAGTGCAAGTTTAACGAGAACGTCTGCATGTATGAAAAGGGCATCACCTGCATGGGACCCCTCACCCGCGCCGGCTGCAACTCCTGGTGCATCAACAACGGGAATATCTGTTACGGGTGCCGCGGCATGGTGACCAATCCCAATAAGGACGGGGCAAAGGAAGTGCTTGAGCGATACAAGATACCTATGGACTGGGTTCTCAATAAAATGGATATGTACAACAAATGCAGGGAGCTGGAAACACATGAGCACAAAAAACATTGA
- a CDS encoding FAD/NAD(P)-binding protein, whose translation MKKTALLESEFKTKVGKILRTRQMTPLEKLFEIALPGGESLDHLPGQFVMVSLLGVGEAPISVSSSPTKRRSFELVVRKAGRVTTALHRLEAGDEVGIRGPFGNGFPIRYLEGNDLLIVAGGLGIVPIRSIINYTIDNRRDFGKVTILLGCRTPKDLLFSDETDKWNHRLDVMFECTVDRGDAEWDGNVGLITSLIPGITLEPDRTFAIVCGPPIMYKFVIAKLLEKGIPERQIIVSLERHMKCGIGKCGHCQIHNYYCCQDGPVFTYDKIKNLEEAI comes from the coding sequence ATGAAAAAAACAGCACTGCTCGAATCAGAATTCAAAACCAAAGTGGGAAAGATTCTCCGCACAAGGCAGATGACCCCCCTGGAAAAGCTTTTTGAGATTGCCCTCCCCGGCGGCGAGAGCCTCGATCACCTGCCGGGCCAGTTTGTAATGGTCTCCCTCCTGGGCGTTGGTGAAGCGCCGATTTCAGTATCATCTTCACCGACAAAGAGAAGATCCTTTGAGCTGGTGGTAAGAAAAGCCGGGAGAGTCACCACGGCCCTTCACCGCCTCGAGGCCGGTGACGAGGTGGGCATCAGGGGGCCCTTTGGAAACGGCTTCCCCATAAGGTATCTTGAGGGGAATGACCTCCTCATCGTGGCAGGGGGGCTGGGTATCGTGCCCATCCGCTCCATCATCAATTATACCATAGACAACAGGAGGGATTTCGGAAAGGTCACCATCCTGCTGGGCTGCCGCACTCCCAAGGACCTGCTCTTTTCCGACGAGACTGACAAGTGGAACCACCGCCTTGACGTGATGTTTGAATGCACCGTTGACAGGGGGGATGCCGAGTGGGACGGGAACGTAGGCCTCATCACCTCCCTCATTCCCGGCATCACTCTTGAACCCGACAGGACCTTTGCCATAGTCTGTGGCCCGCCCATCATGTACAAGTTCGTCATCGCGAAGCTCCTGGAGAAGGGCATCCCTGAGCGCCAGATCATCGTCTCCCTTGAGCGGCATATGAAGTGTGGTATCGGCAAGTGCGGCCACTGCCAGATTCATAACTATTACTGCTGCCAGGACGGCCCTGTTTTCACTTACGATAAAATAAAGAATCTGGAAGAGGCAATATAA
- a CDS encoding 4Fe-4S dicluster domain-containing protein: MKQYAILQKSHFADFISALAVEQSVMAPVAKGYDNYAFEPVTRASQIALKHIPTILPPKKYFMPPSETILEYSRREGEAVHPVVEYEKMILFGVHTCDLMGVQCLNMALSEHPEDINYLSRKNKIAIIGLECEDYCDEYASCHLMANDLPNGGYDAFFTDLGDYFIIHLNTQMGDDVLGRTKLIEPSTESHWDELMKFREKKRSVFKNEVPVTHQKIKEVFDNAWKSPVWSDIAKRCLACSNCTNVCPTCYCFDVVDEPDLDLITGRRRRKWDSCQSASFARVAGGESFREDRGAKQRHRYYRKFKYPVERFFRYFCTGCGRCSRTCMAKINLKETLTSLVKELN; the protein is encoded by the coding sequence ATGAAGCAATATGCGATCTTACAGAAGAGCCATTTTGCTGATTTCATTTCAGCGCTGGCAGTGGAGCAGTCGGTGATGGCGCCTGTGGCAAAGGGATATGATAACTATGCCTTTGAACCGGTGACCCGGGCCAGCCAGATTGCTCTCAAGCACATCCCCACCATCCTTCCCCCAAAAAAGTATTTCATGCCCCCCTCGGAGACCATACTGGAATACTCGCGCCGCGAGGGAGAGGCAGTGCACCCTGTCGTTGAGTATGAGAAGATGATCCTTTTCGGCGTCCACACCTGCGACCTTATGGGCGTCCAGTGCCTGAACATGGCCCTCTCGGAGCATCCAGAGGATATCAATTATCTTTCCCGGAAAAACAAGATAGCCATCATAGGCCTTGAGTGCGAGGATTATTGCGATGAGTATGCGAGCTGCCATCTCATGGCAAATGATCTTCCCAACGGCGGCTATGATGCGTTCTTCACGGACCTTGGTGACTATTTCATCATCCATCTCAACACGCAGATGGGCGATGATGTTCTTGGAAGGACAAAGCTCATCGAGCCTTCAACGGAGAGCCACTGGGATGAGCTGATGAAGTTCAGGGAAAAGAAGCGCTCAGTCTTTAAAAATGAAGTGCCTGTCACCCACCAGAAAATCAAGGAGGTTTTCGATAATGCCTGGAAAAGCCCTGTGTGGAGCGACATTGCAAAGCGCTGCCTTGCCTGCAGCAACTGCACCAATGTATGCCCCACATGCTATTGCTTTGATGTAGTCGATGAGCCCGATCTCGACCTTATCACGGGAAGGCGCCGCAGGAAGTGGGATTCCTGCCAGAGCGCCTCCTTCGCCAGGGTGGCGGGCGGCGAGAGCTTCAGGGAAGACCGCGGTGCCAAGCAGCGCCACCGCTACTACAGGAAGTTCAAGTACCCCGTGGAGCGCTTTTTTCGCTATTTCTGCACGGGATGCGGCAGATGCAGCCGTACCTGCATGGCCAAGATCAACCTCAAGGAGACCCTGACTTCGCTCGTGAAGGAGTTAAACTGA
- a CDS encoding RidA family protein, translating to MAEKVIIHTDNAPKAIGPYSQAVKAGQFIYTSGSLGIDPTTGKLVEGGIEAQTATALSNMKAILEAAGTSVAHVVKTTVFVTDIRDFPKVNTLYGEFFKESPPARSTVQVAALPLGGVVEIEAVALAD from the coding sequence ATGGCGGAAAAGGTGATAATCCATACAGACAATGCGCCCAAGGCAATCGGCCCTTACTCGCAGGCAGTGAAAGCGGGGCAGTTCATCTACACGTCAGGCTCACTGGGCATTGATCCCACGACGGGGAAGCTCGTCGAGGGAGGCATTGAGGCCCAGACTGCCACTGCTCTCTCGAATATGAAAGCGATCCTCGAAGCGGCGGGGACCTCAGTGGCACATGTAGTCAAGACCACCGTCTTTGTCACCGATATCAGGGACTTCCCCAAGGTGAACACTCTCTACGGCGAGTTCTTCAAGGAGAGCCCCCCGGCACGCTCCACAGTTCAGGTTGCTGCCCTCCCCCTCGGAGGGGTGGTGGAAATCGAGGCCGTGGCTCTCGCTGACTAG
- the hemW gene encoding radical SAM family heme chaperone HemW produces MLMPSRRLASSMNRPRWAPSSMTPLKPSDPRHSALMTGLYVHIPFCEKKCRYCNFPSIPRTEWDDAFCESYVEALLSEIESAAQAAGEELAVDSIFFGGGTPSLLPLRFLREITARLRHCFHEAESCELSIEANPGTIDAGTLKALRFCGFNRLSIGAQSLRDDRLAALGRIHGRREIFEARDGAVKAGFPSIGMDLIYGIPGQGLAEWERDLDEVLSLGLHHLSAYGLTPEEGTPLGDAIIRGLAEVPGDDEQAMMMEAAHERLTSCGYVHYEVSNFALAGHECRHNMRYWLGGDYLGFGSSACSFMNRWRFSNTSDPREYVRRIEEGLSPIVFAERLSLGRQMGEYMMMALRTEKGAGREDFMERFGVDPLEHYRRELDDLAAGGLVIVESSGTIRIPPRHFFLQSEIASRFIEES; encoded by the coding sequence ATGCTGATGCCGTCAAGAAGGCTCGCCTCGAGTATGAACAGGCCTCGCTGGGCTCCAAGCTCCATGACGCCCTTAAAGCCCTCCGATCCTCGCCATAGCGCCCTTATGACGGGCCTTTATGTCCATATCCCCTTCTGTGAAAAAAAATGCCGGTACTGTAATTTCCCTTCCATTCCGAGGACAGAGTGGGATGATGCTTTCTGTGAGAGCTATGTGGAGGCCCTGTTGAGTGAGATAGAGTCAGCGGCTCAGGCTGCAGGTGAAGAACTGGCTGTCGATTCCATATTTTTCGGGGGAGGGACCCCCTCTCTTCTGCCCCTGAGATTTCTCCGGGAAATCACCGCCAGGCTGAGGCACTGCTTTCATGAAGCGGAGTCATGCGAGCTCTCCATTGAAGCGAATCCTGGCACCATTGACGCGGGAACCCTTAAGGCATTGAGGTTCTGCGGCTTCAACCGCCTGAGCATCGGGGCCCAGAGCCTCCGCGATGACCGCCTTGCCGCCCTGGGTAGAATCCATGGGAGGAGGGAGATCTTCGAGGCCCGTGATGGCGCCGTAAAAGCAGGCTTCCCCTCCATAGGCATGGACCTGATCTACGGCATCCCCGGCCAGGGCCTGGCGGAATGGGAAAGGGATCTTGACGAGGTCCTCTCTCTCGGGCTTCACCATCTCTCAGCCTATGGGCTCACCCCCGAAGAAGGCACGCCCCTTGGTGATGCCATCATAAGGGGCCTTGCAGAGGTTCCCGGCGATGACGAGCAGGCGATGATGATGGAGGCGGCCCATGAAAGGCTCACAAGCTGCGGCTACGTCCATTACGAGGTTTCCAATTTCGCCCTGGCAGGCCATGAATGCCGTCATAACATGAGATACTGGCTTGGTGGTGACTATCTTGGCTTCGGGAGCTCGGCATGCTCTTTCATGAACCGCTGGCGCTTCTCGAATACCTCTGATCCCCGGGAATACGTGAGGCGCATCGAGGAGGGACTTTCTCCCATTGTGTTTGCAGAGAGGCTTTCCCTGGGCCGCCAGATGGGAGAGTATATGATGATGGCCCTCAGGACTGAGAAAGGAGCAGGCAGAGAGGATTTCATGGAGCGCTTCGGAGTTGATCCTCTTGAGCATTACAGAAGAGAGCTTGACGATCTCGCTGCCGGGGGTCTTGTCATCGTGGAAAGCAGCGGAACAATCCGCATCCCGCCCCGCCATTTCTTCCTGCAGAGCGAAATCGCTTCAAGGTTTATCGAGGAAAGCTAG
- a CDS encoding HNH endonuclease signature motif containing protein produces the protein MGDIDFLLLPEPYEVEEDGIHRYDHLVKVDIDAFLTEAERLVECLAFSSFDREEKASQIDSDLCRAVRSRMALDLVLGRLLEILKQKGVDHLGYRSLETFAVEHLSLSGRTASELIHNYELLSRLPRTCEAYLQGRVSKSALRPLSRVINPENEEEWLEKAGRLPVRALEKEAKEALASQAVEETSADLVPDSDKKNGMMMRFRVSPALALTWDFALSYFRDKEHYSGPQAGFVEALLSNWMASGKLSERGVGTVPVPLDDRGSLPVFYRVPLSRWRRNVEPMPSDGEQHSCEEQSCCDRHSSRERRSFRRRRGYMQSASDLESHDPWKYPWSIFFPSWLEEVTEVTGREVRVLARRLIKAAWMRQRLEVGIGMLLRAMDMRQLYRVFGYDSVEEYGADKCGFSKAQIYRFIRLAKDFHRHSLTEEAFKSGIITREQARLILPIVNENNEDEWIAYAASVPVITLREEAQRCARIVEYDCLVLHKYRLLPSFRYITDERFAELPEEVRECIRTGSWYEGPSLRPSWPLAENDGESAVSRDKRLEEPWKYFEDVDELVAYEAAMKESRKTVLCAADGSQAFTMEKGGIALRAPQDDLKSSPCSCAGAACQADGEVHRQTRVACTIPHGENPEEIFLMDLIRGSAASAAGGIATGGCTIAIRFFLPEDLYNLWNTAATAFLRLAAQSEESAANESGASESAALDSAAIDLATPPWEERFLASLLADYLTAEKVFHKAARHHDILKRDRFRCQVPGCHCRHNLEVHHIIRRSQGGTDDPRNLITLCKAHHIHILHTLRALVLKGQAPHNLTFTFGSRPGCEPFLVYESGVKKRGLCFILPRGPAGRIC, from the coding sequence GTGGGCGACATAGACTTTCTTCTCCTGCCTGAGCCCTATGAGGTTGAAGAAGATGGTATTCACCGCTATGATCACCTGGTGAAGGTCGATATAGATGCGTTCCTCACCGAGGCGGAGAGGTTAGTGGAGTGCCTTGCCTTCAGCTCATTCGACAGGGAAGAGAAGGCCTCGCAGATAGACTCCGATCTTTGCAGGGCAGTGCGCAGCCGCATGGCCCTGGACCTTGTCCTGGGCAGGCTTCTCGAGATCCTGAAACAGAAGGGGGTGGACCACCTGGGCTACCGCTCCCTCGAGACCTTCGCCGTCGAGCACCTCTCCCTCTCGGGGCGCACAGCATCGGAGCTGATACACAATTATGAGCTTCTCTCGCGGCTTCCCCGAACATGCGAGGCTTATCTTCAAGGCAGAGTTTCCAAGAGCGCACTCCGCCCTCTCTCGAGAGTAATCAATCCTGAGAACGAGGAGGAGTGGCTCGAGAAGGCGGGGCGCCTCCCGGTGAGGGCCCTTGAGAAGGAAGCGAAAGAGGCTCTTGCGTCACAGGCTGTGGAGGAAACTTCAGCCGACCTGGTGCCAGACAGCGATAAAAAAAATGGCATGATGATGCGCTTCAGGGTGTCGCCCGCTTTAGCCCTCACCTGGGATTTCGCCCTTTCCTACTTCAGGGATAAGGAGCATTACAGCGGGCCCCAGGCGGGGTTCGTCGAGGCCCTCCTTTCCAATTGGATGGCCTCGGGAAAGCTCTCTGAGAGGGGTGTCGGCACAGTGCCTGTCCCCCTTGATGACCGGGGAAGCTTGCCTGTATTTTACCGCGTTCCTCTTTCCAGGTGGAGGAGAAACGTTGAGCCGATGCCTTCCGATGGGGAGCAGCACTCTTGTGAGGAGCAATCCTGCTGCGATAGGCATTCCTCCCGTGAGAGGCGCTCTTTCCGGAGGCGCCGGGGTTACATGCAGAGCGCGTCCGACCTCGAATCACACGATCCCTGGAAGTATCCCTGGAGCATCTTCTTTCCATCGTGGCTTGAGGAAGTGACGGAGGTGACAGGGAGAGAGGTGAGAGTGCTGGCCAGGAGGCTCATTAAGGCCGCCTGGATGCGCCAGAGGCTCGAGGTGGGAATAGGGATGCTCCTGCGGGCGATGGACATGCGACAGCTTTACCGTGTGTTCGGCTATGACTCAGTGGAGGAATATGGGGCAGATAAGTGCGGCTTCTCCAAGGCGCAAATATACCGCTTCATAAGGCTAGCGAAAGACTTTCACCGTCATTCGCTCACCGAAGAAGCCTTCAAGTCGGGTATCATCACCAGGGAGCAGGCGCGTCTCATTCTTCCCATAGTGAACGAGAACAATGAGGACGAGTGGATTGCCTATGCCGCCTCTGTGCCGGTGATTACGCTCCGGGAGGAGGCTCAGCGCTGCGCCAGGATTGTGGAGTATGACTGCCTTGTGCTTCATAAATACAGGCTCCTGCCAAGCTTCCGGTATATCACCGACGAGCGGTTTGCCGAGCTGCCTGAAGAGGTGCGGGAGTGCATCAGGACGGGATCGTGGTATGAGGGGCCGTCACTTCGGCCTTCGTGGCCTCTCGCAGAAAATGACGGGGAATCTGCAGTAAGCCGTGACAAACGTCTTGAAGAGCCCTGGAAGTATTTTGAAGATGTTGATGAGTTGGTGGCCTATGAAGCCGCTATGAAAGAGAGTCGTAAAACCGTCTTGTGTGCGGCTGACGGGAGTCAGGCATTCACCATGGAAAAGGGCGGAATTGCCTTGCGTGCGCCTCAGGATGACCTGAAATCATCACCATGCTCATGTGCAGGGGCAGCCTGCCAGGCCGACGGAGAGGTGCACAGGCAGACCCGTGTGGCCTGCACCATCCCCCATGGAGAAAATCCCGAAGAGATCTTCCTCATGGATCTCATCAGGGGAAGCGCTGCCTCGGCAGCAGGCGGTATTGCCACAGGAGGGTGCACCATAGCCATCAGGTTCTTCCTTCCTGAGGACCTCTATAATCTCTGGAATACCGCCGCTACGGCCTTCTTGCGCCTTGCCGCACAATCAGAAGAATCAGCCGCCAATGAATCTGGCGCTTCGGAATCTGCCGCCTTGGACTCAGCCGCGATAGACTTAGCCACCCCTCCCTGGGAAGAAAGATTCCTTGCCTCCCTCCTCGCCGACTATCTCACCGCCGAAAAGGTCTTCCACAAGGCGGCCCGCCACCACGACATTCTCAAGCGTGACCGGTTCCGCTGCCAGGTCCCCGGCTGCCACTGCCGCCACAACCTTGAGGTCCATCATATCATCAGGCGCTCCCAGGGCGGCACCGATGATCCCAGGAACCTCATCACGCTCTGCAAAGCCCATCACATTCATATCCTCCACACTCTGAGGGCCCTCGTTCTCAAGGGGCAGGCGCCTCATAACCTCACTTTCACCTTCGGCTCCCGGCCAGGTTGCGAGCCCTTCCTGGTTTATGAAAGTGGAGTAAAAAAGCGGGGCCTCTGCTTCATTCTCCCCCGGGGGCCGGCCGGCAGAATTTGCTGA
- a CDS encoding cation:proton antiporter, giving the protein MKADFTPLLVGLIIYLASLVSIRFAISVAIVEILTGAIAGNLGIVPEEWMTYLAGFGGIILTFLAGAEIDTRLMRNKFKESFLIGIFSFLLPFIGVFLYTYFMLHWTYGASLIAGAALSTTSLAVVYSVLVETGLCASELGKTIMAATFVTDMGTALALSIMFLKPTLYTFLFIAVSLVVIVFVDRFSLLFLRGTYFSNKVIEPEVKLIFLVLLIFIFFANIGEGHAVLPAFIMGLVMSKHFKEQRKTKLLRNKLRTVAYTMITPFFFIVGGMRISIPLIASAFGLFIVLFFIKVALKFLGVYFLAKKYLPQGSMYTTLLMSTGLTFGTIASLFGLNSGIITQVQYSVLVGVVVASAVIPTFIAQRWFMPVSDEDMLNGENGNGKGETCLAG; this is encoded by the coding sequence ATGAAAGCAGACTTCACTCCCCTTCTTGTAGGCCTCATCATATATCTTGCAAGCCTTGTCTCCATAAGATTCGCCATTTCGGTGGCCATTGTGGAGATTCTCACGGGAGCCATCGCAGGCAACCTGGGAATTGTGCCGGAAGAATGGATGACTTATCTGGCGGGCTTCGGCGGCATCATTCTCACCTTCCTGGCGGGAGCCGAGATAGATACGCGGCTCATGAGAAACAAGTTTAAAGAAAGTTTCCTCATTGGTATATTTTCCTTTCTTCTCCCCTTTATAGGAGTTTTTCTCTATACCTATTTCATGCTTCACTGGACCTATGGAGCATCGCTTATTGCAGGCGCGGCCCTCTCGACGACCTCGCTTGCCGTTGTCTATTCGGTTCTCGTGGAGACCGGCCTTTGCGCTTCTGAGCTTGGCAAGACTATCATGGCAGCAACCTTTGTCACCGATATGGGGACTGCCTTGGCATTGAGCATCATGTTTCTGAAGCCCACTCTTTACACTTTTCTTTTCATAGCGGTCTCCCTCGTGGTGATAGTGTTCGTTGACAGGTTCTCGCTGCTGTTCCTCAGGGGGACCTATTTTTCCAATAAGGTGATAGAGCCTGAGGTCAAGCTGATCTTTCTGGTGCTGCTCATCTTTATATTTTTTGCGAACATCGGAGAGGGCCATGCAGTGCTTCCCGCCTTTATAATGGGCCTTGTGATGTCGAAGCATTTCAAGGAGCAGCGGAAGACAAAGCTCCTGAGGAACAAGCTGAGAACGGTGGCCTACACCATGATTACCCCGTTCTTTTTTATCGTGGGAGGCATGAGGATATCCATTCCTCTCATAGCTTCTGCTTTCGGCCTCTTCATAGTGCTCTTTTTCATCAAAGTGGCTTTGAAATTCCTGGGAGTCTATTTTCTTGCAAAGAAGTACCTTCCCCAGGGGAGCATGTACACTACCCTCCTTATGAGCACAGGCCTGACCTTCGGTACCATCGCGAGCCTTTTCGGCCTTAATTCGGGGATCATCACCCAGGTCCAGTATTCGGTGCTTGTCGGTGTGGTCGTAGCCAGCGCCGTCATCCCCACTTTCATCGCCCAGAGATGGTTCATGCCGGTAAGCGACGAGGACATGCTGAACGGGGAGAATGGCAATGGAAAAGGCGAAACCTGCCTGGCAGGCTGA